The proteins below are encoded in one region of Saccopteryx leptura isolate mSacLep1 chromosome 1, mSacLep1_pri_phased_curated, whole genome shotgun sequence:
- the CUTA gene encoding protein CutA isoform X1 — protein sequence MRRARAPAILLGGGAALLLSLLWMPALLPAAPRLLLLPRALLSMASGSAPAQPSPASASAYVPGSVSAAFVTCPNEKVAKEIARAVVEKRLAACVNLIPQITSIYEWKGKIEEDSEVLMMIKTQSSLVPALTDFVRSVHPYEVAEVIALPVEQGNSPYLRWVRQVTESVSDSSPVLP from the exons ATGAGGCGGGCGCGGGCCCCCGCAATCCTGCTCGGCGGAGGG GCCGCTCTGCTCCTGTCGTTGCTTTGGATGCCGGCGCTACTGCCCGCGGCCCCccgcctcctgctgctgccccgCGCCCTGCTGTCCATGGCGTCAGGAAGCGCCCCGGCCCAGCCCTCGCCGGCCTCCGCCTCCGCCTACGTGCCCGGCTCTGTCTCTGCAGCCTTCGTCACCTGCCCCAATGAGAAGGTCGCCAAGGAGATCGCTAG GGCAGTGGTGGAGAAGCGCCTGGCGGCCTGCGTCAACCTCATCCCACAGATTACATCCAT TTACGAGTGGAAAGGCAAGATCGAGGAGGACAGCGAGGTGCTGATG ATGATTAAGACCCAAAGTTCCTTGGTTCCAGCTTTGACAGATTTTGTGCG CTCTGTGCATCCTTATGAAGTGGCCGAGGTGATCGCGTTGCCTGTGGAGCAGGGGAACTCCCCGTACCTGCGCTGGGTGCGCCAGGTTACAGAGTCGGTCTCCGACTCCAGCCCAGTCCTACCGTGA
- the CUTA gene encoding protein CutA isoform X2: protein MPALLPAAPRLLLLPRALLSMASGSAPAQPSPASASAYVPGSVSAAFVTCPNEKVAKEIARAVVEKRLAACVNLIPQITSIYEWKGKIEEDSEVLMMIKTQSSLVPALTDFVRSVHPYEVAEVIALPVEQGNSPYLRWVRQVTESVSDSSPVLP, encoded by the exons ATGCCGGCGCTACTGCCCGCGGCCCCccgcctcctgctgctgccccgCGCCCTGCTGTCCATGGCGTCAGGAAGCGCCCCGGCCCAGCCCTCGCCGGCCTCCGCCTCCGCCTACGTGCCCGGCTCTGTCTCTGCAGCCTTCGTCACCTGCCCCAATGAGAAGGTCGCCAAGGAGATCGCTAG GGCAGTGGTGGAGAAGCGCCTGGCGGCCTGCGTCAACCTCATCCCACAGATTACATCCAT TTACGAGTGGAAAGGCAAGATCGAGGAGGACAGCGAGGTGCTGATG ATGATTAAGACCCAAAGTTCCTTGGTTCCAGCTTTGACAGATTTTGTGCG CTCTGTGCATCCTTATGAAGTGGCCGAGGTGATCGCGTTGCCTGTGGAGCAGGGGAACTCCCCGTACCTGCGCTGGGTGCGCCAGGTTACAGAGTCGGTCTCCGACTCCAGCCCAGTCCTACCGTGA
- the PHF1 gene encoding PHD finger protein 1 isoform X2: protein MAQPPRLSRSGAPPLWDPASPAPTSGPRPRLWEGQDVLARWTDGLLYLGTVKKVDSAREVCLVQFEDDSQFLVLWKDISPAALPGEELLCCVCRSETVVPGNRLVSCEKCRHAYHQDCHVPRAPAPGEGDGMSWVCRQCVFAIATKRGGALKKGPYARAMLGMKLSLPYGLKGLDWDAGHLSNRQQSYCYCGGPGEWNLKMLQCRSCLQWFHEACTQCLSKPLLYGDRFYEFECCVCRGGPEKVRRLQLRWVDVAHLVLYHLSVCCKKKYFDFDREILPFTSENWDSLLLGELSDTPKGERSSKLLSALNSHKDRFISGREIKKRKCLFGLHARIPPPVESTTGDGSPTSFPSGQGPGGGVSRPLGKRRRPEPESLRRQKGKMEELGPPPALRHQPEPQEQREQDSLQRALQASVSPPPPSPNQSYQGSSGYNFRPTDARCLPSSPIRMFASFHPSASTAGTSGDGEPPDRSPLELHVGFPADIPKSSPHSMTASSSSVPAPSPGLPRRSAPSALCRGLSPGTGGGVRGGVGYLSRGDPVRVLARRVRPDGSVQYLVEWGGGGIF from the exons ATGGCACAGCCCCCCCGGCTGAGCCGCTCTGGTGCCCCCCCACTCTGGGACCCAGCCTCCCCTGCTCCCACGTCAGGCCCCAGGCCCCGACTTTGGGAGGGTCAAGATGTGCTGGCCAGATGGACAGATGGGCTGCTATACTTGGGGACTGTCAAAAAG GTGGACAGTGCTCGGGAGGTGTGTCTGGTCCAGTTTGAGGATGACTCCCAGTTTCTGGTTCTATGGAAAGACATTAGCCCTG CTGCGCTCCCTGGGGAGGAACTCCTCTGCTGTGTCTGTCGCTCGGAGACTGTGGTCCCTGGGAACCGCTTGGTCAGCTGTGAGAAGTGCCGCCACG CTTATCACCAGGACTGCCACGTTCCAAGGGCCCCAGCCCCGGGAGAGGGAGACGGCATGTCTTGGGTCTGCCGCCAGTGCGTCTTTGCCATCGCCACCAAG AGGGGGGGTGCACTGAAGAAGGGCCCCTATGCCCGGGCCATGCTGGGTATGAAGCTCTCTCTGCCATATGGACTAAAGGGGCTGGACTGGGACGCTGGGCACCTGAGCAACCGGCAGCAGAGCTACTGTTACTGCGGTGGTCCTGGGGA GTGGAACCTGAAGATGCTGCAATGCCGCAGCTGCCTGCAGTGGTTTCACGAGGCCTGCACCCAGTGTCTGAGCAAGCCCCTCCTCTACGGGGACAG GTTCTACGAGTTTGAATGCTGTGTGTGCCGGGGGGGACCCGAGAAGGTCCGGAGGCTCCAGCTTCGCTG GGTGGACGTGGCCCACCTCGTCCTCTACCATCTCAGCGTCTGCTGTAAGAAGAAATACTTTGATTTTGACCGTGAGATCCTCCCCTTCACCTCTGAGAACTGGGACAGCCTGCTCCTCGGGGAG ctTTCAGACACCCCCAAGGGAGAACGTTCCTCCAAGCTCCTCTCGGCACTCAACAGCCACAAGGACCG TTTCATTTCAGGGAGGGAAATTAAGAAGAGGAAATGCTTGTTTGGTCTCCATGCCCGGATCCCTCCTCCTGTGGAGTCCACCACTGGAGATGGATCGCCCACCAG CTTCCCTTCAGGGcagggccctgggggaggggtctCACGTCCCCTGGGGAAGCGCCGGAGGCCGGAGCCAGAGTCCCTGAGGAGGCagaaggggaagatggaggaGCTGGGGCCTCCCCCAGCACTGCGCCATCAGCCAGAGCCccaggagcagagggagcaggacTCTCTGCAGAGGGCACTTCAG GCCTCAGTGTCTCCACCACCCCCCAGCCCTAACCAGAGTTACCAGGGCAGCAGCGGCTACAACTTCCGGCCCACAGATGCCCGCTGCCTGCCCAG CAGTCCCATCCGGATGTTTGCTTCCTTCCACCCCTCTGCCAGCACCGCAGGGACCTCTGGGGATGGCGAGCCCCCAGACAG GTCACCCCTGGAACTTCACGTTGGTTTCCCCGCAGACATCCCTAAAAGTAGCCCCCACTCAATGACTGCCTCGTCTTCCTCAGtcccagccccttccccaggTCTTCCCAGACGCTCAGCACCCTCAGCCCTGTGCCGCGGTTTGTCCCCTGGGACTGGGGGAGGTGTCCGAGGCGGGGTTGGCTATCTGTCCCGAGGGGACCCTGTCCGGGTCCTTGCTCGGAGAGTACGGCCTGATGGTTCTGTGCAGTACCTGGttgagtggggaggtgggggcatCTTCTGA
- the PHF1 gene encoding PHD finger protein 1 isoform X1, with translation MAQPPRLSRSGAPPLWDPASPAPTSGPRPRLWEGQDVLARWTDGLLYLGTVKKVDSAREVCLVQFEDDSQFLVLWKDISPAALPGEELLCCVCRSETVVPGNRLVSCEKCRHAYHQDCHVPRAPAPGEGDGMSWVCRQCVFAIATKRGGALKKGPYARAMLGMKLSLPYGLKGLDWDAGHLSNRQQSYCYCGGPGEWNLKMLQCRSCLQWFHEACTQCLSKPLLYGDRFYEFECCVCRGGPEKVRRLQLRWVDVAHLVLYHLSVCCKKKYFDFDREILPFTSENWDSLLLGELSDTPKGERSSKLLSALNSHKDRFISGREIKKRKCLFGLHARIPPPVESTTGDGSPTSFPSGQGPGGGVSRPLGKRRRPEPESLRRQKGKMEELGPPPALRHQPEPQEQREQDSLQRALQASVSPPPPSPNQSYQGSSGYNFRPTDARCLPSPIRMFASFHPSASTAGTSGDGEPPDRSPLELHVGFPADIPKSSPHSMTASSSSVPAPSPGLPRRSAPSALCRGLSPGTGGGVRGGVGYLSRGDPVRVLARRVRPDGSVQYLVEWGGGGIF, from the exons ATGGCACAGCCCCCCCGGCTGAGCCGCTCTGGTGCCCCCCCACTCTGGGACCCAGCCTCCCCTGCTCCCACGTCAGGCCCCAGGCCCCGACTTTGGGAGGGTCAAGATGTGCTGGCCAGATGGACAGATGGGCTGCTATACTTGGGGACTGTCAAAAAG GTGGACAGTGCTCGGGAGGTGTGTCTGGTCCAGTTTGAGGATGACTCCCAGTTTCTGGTTCTATGGAAAGACATTAGCCCTG CTGCGCTCCCTGGGGAGGAACTCCTCTGCTGTGTCTGTCGCTCGGAGACTGTGGTCCCTGGGAACCGCTTGGTCAGCTGTGAGAAGTGCCGCCACG CTTATCACCAGGACTGCCACGTTCCAAGGGCCCCAGCCCCGGGAGAGGGAGACGGCATGTCTTGGGTCTGCCGCCAGTGCGTCTTTGCCATCGCCACCAAG AGGGGGGGTGCACTGAAGAAGGGCCCCTATGCCCGGGCCATGCTGGGTATGAAGCTCTCTCTGCCATATGGACTAAAGGGGCTGGACTGGGACGCTGGGCACCTGAGCAACCGGCAGCAGAGCTACTGTTACTGCGGTGGTCCTGGGGA GTGGAACCTGAAGATGCTGCAATGCCGCAGCTGCCTGCAGTGGTTTCACGAGGCCTGCACCCAGTGTCTGAGCAAGCCCCTCCTCTACGGGGACAG GTTCTACGAGTTTGAATGCTGTGTGTGCCGGGGGGGACCCGAGAAGGTCCGGAGGCTCCAGCTTCGCTG GGTGGACGTGGCCCACCTCGTCCTCTACCATCTCAGCGTCTGCTGTAAGAAGAAATACTTTGATTTTGACCGTGAGATCCTCCCCTTCACCTCTGAGAACTGGGACAGCCTGCTCCTCGGGGAG ctTTCAGACACCCCCAAGGGAGAACGTTCCTCCAAGCTCCTCTCGGCACTCAACAGCCACAAGGACCG TTTCATTTCAGGGAGGGAAATTAAGAAGAGGAAATGCTTGTTTGGTCTCCATGCCCGGATCCCTCCTCCTGTGGAGTCCACCACTGGAGATGGATCGCCCACCAG CTTCCCTTCAGGGcagggccctgggggaggggtctCACGTCCCCTGGGGAAGCGCCGGAGGCCGGAGCCAGAGTCCCTGAGGAGGCagaaggggaagatggaggaGCTGGGGCCTCCCCCAGCACTGCGCCATCAGCCAGAGCCccaggagcagagggagcaggacTCTCTGCAGAGGGCACTTCAG GCCTCAGTGTCTCCACCACCCCCCAGCCCTAACCAGAGTTACCAGGGCAGCAGCGGCTACAACTTCCGGCCCACAGATGCCCGCTGCCTGCCCAG TCCCATCCGGATGTTTGCTTCCTTCCACCCCTCTGCCAGCACCGCAGGGACCTCTGGGGATGGCGAGCCCCCAGACAG GTCACCCCTGGAACTTCACGTTGGTTTCCCCGCAGACATCCCTAAAAGTAGCCCCCACTCAATGACTGCCTCGTCTTCCTCAGtcccagccccttccccaggTCTTCCCAGACGCTCAGCACCCTCAGCCCTGTGCCGCGGTTTGTCCCCTGGGACTGGGGGAGGTGTCCGAGGCGGGGTTGGCTATCTGTCCCGAGGGGACCCTGTCCGGGTCCTTGCTCGGAGAGTACGGCCTGATGGTTCTGTGCAGTACCTGGttgagtggggaggtgggggcatCTTCTGA
- the KIFC1 gene encoding kinesin-like protein KIFC1 isoform X2, translating to MEPQRSPLLAVKGNIELKTPQVKVPSRLPLPGSRCKRGPDQMEDVLEPEKKRTRGLGTATRFAPSHPKAPVLTTVSQAQGRTAAPKVPKRTGPRCSTAVAAVLKNRKPGPAVPAQKPGTAAASPKPEGKKPGKRPAWDLKGQLCDLKAELKGCRERTQTLDQENQQLRAQLREAQQQATALGAERRTLEGELARVRAQAEHGQQQLGTLSARVLELEERLGTQESLVQALQKEQLGLQEERRQLAARLEEQERRLQASEAALSGSQAEVASLREATAAQAVTLAERGEQLHGLEMERRRLHNQLQELKGNIRVFCRVRPVLPGEPAPPPGFLLFPSGPAGPLDPPTHLSLLRSDERRGTLSGAPAPPTRHDFSFDRVFPPGSGQDEVFEEIAMLVQSALDGYPVCIFAYGQTGSGKTFTMEGGPGGDPQVEGLIPRALRHLFSVAQELSSQGWTYSFVASYVEIYNETVRDLLATRARKGQGGDCEIHRAGPGSEELTVTNARYVPVSCEREVEALLQLARQNRAVARTAQNERSSRSHSVFQLQISGEHAGRGLQCGAPLNLVDLAGSERLDPGLALGPGERERLRETQAINSSLSTLGLVIMALSNKESHVPYRNSKLTYLLQNSLGGSAKMLMFVNISPLEENVSETLNSLRFASKVNQCVIGTAQANRK from the exons AGGTCTCCCTTGTTGGCAGTGAAGGGGAACATAGAGTTGAAGACGCCTCAGGTCAAGGTCCCTTCCCGGCTGCCTCTCCCAGGGAGCAGGTGTAAGAGGGGGCCTGACCAGATGGAGGATGTCTTGGAGCCTGAGAAG AAAAGAACACGAGGCCTGGGCACAGCGACCAGATTTGCCCCGTCCCACCCCAAAGCACCTGTCCTCACCACCGTGTCCCAGGCGCAAGGCCGGACCGCAG CTCCCAAAGTCCCCAAGAGGACTGGACCCCGGTGTTCCACAGCTGTCGCCGCAG TGTTGAAGAATCGGAAGCCAGGCCCTGCTGTTCCTGCCCAGAAGCCTGGCA CAGCAGCCGCTTCTCCCAAGCCGGAAGGGAAGAAACCTGGCAAACGCCCCGCCTGGGACTTAAAGGGTCAGCTGTGTGACCTAAAAGCAGAGCTGAAAGGCTGCCGTGAGAGGACTCAGACCTTGGACCAGGAGAACCAGCAGCTCCGGGCCCAGCTCCGGGAGGCTCAGCAGCAGGCCACAGCCCTGGGCGCAGAGCGCAGGACACTGGAGGGGGAGCTGGCCCGAGTACGGGCCCAGGCTGAGCACGGGCAGCAGCAGCTGGGGACCCTGAGTGCACGGGTCCTGGAGCTGGAGGAGCGGCTGGGCACGCAGGAGAGCCTCGTGCAGGCGCTGCAGAAGGAGCAGCTGGGGCTGCAGGAGGAGCGCAGGCAGCTGGCCGCCCggctggaggagcaggag AGGAGGCTGCAGGCATCAGAAGCAGCTCTGTCCGGCAGCCAGGCGGAGGTGGCGTCCCTGCGCGAGGCGACAGCCGCCCAGGCGGTCACACTGGCCGAGCGGGGAGAGCAGCTCCATGGGCTGGAGATGGAGCGCCGGCGGCTGCACAACCAGCTCCAGGAGCTCAAAGGCAACATCCGGGTGTTCTGCCGGGTCCGCCCAGTCCTCCCAGGggagcccgccccgccccctggcTTTCTGCTGTTTCCCTCCGGCCCCGCTGGACCCTTGGATCCTCCCACCCACCTCAGCCTCCTTCGGTCTGATGAGCGGCGTGGGACCCTGAGTGGGGCGCCCGCTCCACCCACCCGCCACGACTTCTCCTTCGACCGGGTCTTCCCGCCGGGGAGCGGACAGGACGAAGTGTTTGAGGAGATTGCCATGCTTGTCCAGTCGGCTCTGGATGGCTACCCAGTGTGCATCTTTGCCTATGGCCAGACAGGAAGCGGCAAGACCTTCACAATGGAGGGTGGGCCCGGGGGAGACCCCCAAGTGGAAGGGCTGATCCCGCGGGCCTTGCGGCACCTGTTCTctgtggcccaggagctgagtaGCCAGGGCTGGACCTACAGCTTTGTGGCAAGCTACGTGGAGATCTACAACGAGACCGTCCGAGACCTCCTGGCCACCAGGGCGCGGAAAGGCCAGGGCGGAGACTGCGAGATCCACCGGGCGGGACCCGGGAGCGAGGAGCTCACCGTCACCAATGCCCGCTATGTTCCTGTCTCCTGTGAGCGAGAG gTGGAGGCTCTGCTCCAGCTGGCCCGCCAGAACCGGGCTGTGGCCCGCACCGCCCAGAACGAGCGGTCGTCACGCAGCCACAGCGTGTTCCAGCTGCAGATCTCTGGGGAGCACGCTGGACGAGGCCTACAGTGCGGGGCCCCCCTCAACCTTGTGGACCTGGCCGGGAGTGAGCGGCTAGACCCTGGCTTAGCCCTCGGTCCTGGGGAGCGGGAACGTCTTCGGGAGACACAGGCCATTAACAGCAGCCTGTCCACACTGGGGCTGGTCATCATGGCCTTGAGCAACAAG GAGTCCCACGTGCCGTACCGGAACAGCAAGCTCACCTATCTGCTACAGAACTCTCTGGGTGGGAGCGCAAAGAT gctcaTGTTTGTGAACATTTCCCCGCTGGAAGAGAACGTCTCTGAGACTCTCAACTCCCTACGCTTTGCCTCCAAG GTGAACCAGTGTGTTATTGGTACTGCCCAGGCCAACAGGAAATGA
- the KIFC1 gene encoding kinesin-like protein KIFC1 isoform X1, with protein MEPQQRSPLLAVKGNIELKTPQVKVPSRLPLPGSRCKRGPDQMEDVLEPEKKRTRGLGTATRFAPSHPKAPVLTTVSQAQGRTAAPKVPKRTGPRCSTAVAAVLKNRKPGPAVPAQKPGTAAASPKPEGKKPGKRPAWDLKGQLCDLKAELKGCRERTQTLDQENQQLRAQLREAQQQATALGAERRTLEGELARVRAQAEHGQQQLGTLSARVLELEERLGTQESLVQALQKEQLGLQEERRQLAARLEEQERRLQASEAALSGSQAEVASLREATAAQAVTLAERGEQLHGLEMERRRLHNQLQELKGNIRVFCRVRPVLPGEPAPPPGFLLFPSGPAGPLDPPTHLSLLRSDERRGTLSGAPAPPTRHDFSFDRVFPPGSGQDEVFEEIAMLVQSALDGYPVCIFAYGQTGSGKTFTMEGGPGGDPQVEGLIPRALRHLFSVAQELSSQGWTYSFVASYVEIYNETVRDLLATRARKGQGGDCEIHRAGPGSEELTVTNARYVPVSCEREVEALLQLARQNRAVARTAQNERSSRSHSVFQLQISGEHAGRGLQCGAPLNLVDLAGSERLDPGLALGPGERERLRETQAINSSLSTLGLVIMALSNKESHVPYRNSKLTYLLQNSLGGSAKMLMFVNISPLEENVSETLNSLRFASKVNQCVIGTAQANRK; from the exons CAGAGGTCTCCCTTGTTGGCAGTGAAGGGGAACATAGAGTTGAAGACGCCTCAGGTCAAGGTCCCTTCCCGGCTGCCTCTCCCAGGGAGCAGGTGTAAGAGGGGGCCTGACCAGATGGAGGATGTCTTGGAGCCTGAGAAG AAAAGAACACGAGGCCTGGGCACAGCGACCAGATTTGCCCCGTCCCACCCCAAAGCACCTGTCCTCACCACCGTGTCCCAGGCGCAAGGCCGGACCGCAG CTCCCAAAGTCCCCAAGAGGACTGGACCCCGGTGTTCCACAGCTGTCGCCGCAG TGTTGAAGAATCGGAAGCCAGGCCCTGCTGTTCCTGCCCAGAAGCCTGGCA CAGCAGCCGCTTCTCCCAAGCCGGAAGGGAAGAAACCTGGCAAACGCCCCGCCTGGGACTTAAAGGGTCAGCTGTGTGACCTAAAAGCAGAGCTGAAAGGCTGCCGTGAGAGGACTCAGACCTTGGACCAGGAGAACCAGCAGCTCCGGGCCCAGCTCCGGGAGGCTCAGCAGCAGGCCACAGCCCTGGGCGCAGAGCGCAGGACACTGGAGGGGGAGCTGGCCCGAGTACGGGCCCAGGCTGAGCACGGGCAGCAGCAGCTGGGGACCCTGAGTGCACGGGTCCTGGAGCTGGAGGAGCGGCTGGGCACGCAGGAGAGCCTCGTGCAGGCGCTGCAGAAGGAGCAGCTGGGGCTGCAGGAGGAGCGCAGGCAGCTGGCCGCCCggctggaggagcaggag AGGAGGCTGCAGGCATCAGAAGCAGCTCTGTCCGGCAGCCAGGCGGAGGTGGCGTCCCTGCGCGAGGCGACAGCCGCCCAGGCGGTCACACTGGCCGAGCGGGGAGAGCAGCTCCATGGGCTGGAGATGGAGCGCCGGCGGCTGCACAACCAGCTCCAGGAGCTCAAAGGCAACATCCGGGTGTTCTGCCGGGTCCGCCCAGTCCTCCCAGGggagcccgccccgccccctggcTTTCTGCTGTTTCCCTCCGGCCCCGCTGGACCCTTGGATCCTCCCACCCACCTCAGCCTCCTTCGGTCTGATGAGCGGCGTGGGACCCTGAGTGGGGCGCCCGCTCCACCCACCCGCCACGACTTCTCCTTCGACCGGGTCTTCCCGCCGGGGAGCGGACAGGACGAAGTGTTTGAGGAGATTGCCATGCTTGTCCAGTCGGCTCTGGATGGCTACCCAGTGTGCATCTTTGCCTATGGCCAGACAGGAAGCGGCAAGACCTTCACAATGGAGGGTGGGCCCGGGGGAGACCCCCAAGTGGAAGGGCTGATCCCGCGGGCCTTGCGGCACCTGTTCTctgtggcccaggagctgagtaGCCAGGGCTGGACCTACAGCTTTGTGGCAAGCTACGTGGAGATCTACAACGAGACCGTCCGAGACCTCCTGGCCACCAGGGCGCGGAAAGGCCAGGGCGGAGACTGCGAGATCCACCGGGCGGGACCCGGGAGCGAGGAGCTCACCGTCACCAATGCCCGCTATGTTCCTGTCTCCTGTGAGCGAGAG gTGGAGGCTCTGCTCCAGCTGGCCCGCCAGAACCGGGCTGTGGCCCGCACCGCCCAGAACGAGCGGTCGTCACGCAGCCACAGCGTGTTCCAGCTGCAGATCTCTGGGGAGCACGCTGGACGAGGCCTACAGTGCGGGGCCCCCCTCAACCTTGTGGACCTGGCCGGGAGTGAGCGGCTAGACCCTGGCTTAGCCCTCGGTCCTGGGGAGCGGGAACGTCTTCGGGAGACACAGGCCATTAACAGCAGCCTGTCCACACTGGGGCTGGTCATCATGGCCTTGAGCAACAAG GAGTCCCACGTGCCGTACCGGAACAGCAAGCTCACCTATCTGCTACAGAACTCTCTGGGTGGGAGCGCAAAGAT gctcaTGTTTGTGAACATTTCCCCGCTGGAAGAGAACGTCTCTGAGACTCTCAACTCCCTACGCTTTGCCTCCAAG GTGAACCAGTGTGTTATTGGTACTGCCCAGGCCAACAGGAAATGA